Proteins co-encoded in one Rhopalosiphum maidis isolate BTI-1 chromosome 2, ASM367621v3, whole genome shotgun sequence genomic window:
- the LOC113552364 gene encoding uncharacterized protein LOC113552364 isoform X1, with amino-acid sequence MKIYLIGSSLCIATMAACMDITGRECGDLGPPPSILDMPPPPMPSFLAAVPSDQSGSNESNSPNKEMLMETNELEPGKPCKSVCDTDQGVGFVELPQQGDQSELIANLIDSIKHNILYYTKRPIIETYSWWMLLSTCLLGVMLVGTVILVVIVRLRDKKRWNKSDFSPEPKKSPPLYDTIDISPKTFWATLSPTGNIDTTATTRRPVHHHPQTIANPNFENGAYYPYEQQHEYQQITTIRRAIPEYQTIRPHVSSPTRIEHPNMPPLNLYRSIRRISDLESP; translated from the exons ATGAAGATTTACTTAATCGGGTCAAGCCTGTGCATAGCCACGATGGCCGCTTGTATGGACATAACCGGCCGTGAATGCGGTGATCTAGGTCCGCCGCCGTCCATACTGGACATGCCACCGCCTCCCATGCCATCATTTTTAGCCGCCGTCCCGAGCGATCAATCTGGCAGCAATGAATCAAACTCGCCAAACAAAGAGATGTTGATGGAAACCAACGAACTGGAACCTGGCAAACCGTGCAAATCCGTGTGCGATACGGATCAAGGGGTGGGATTTGTCGAGTTACCGCAGCAAG GTGACCAATCCGAGTTAATTGCCAATTTAATCGATTCgattaagcataatatattatactatacaaaaa GACCTATTATCGAGACATACTCCTGGTGGATGCTGCTATCCACATGTTTGCTCGGAGTGATGCTGGTCGGGACTGTTATATTAGTGGTGATCGTCCGGCTGAGAGA TAAGAAACGTTGGAACAAATCGGACTTCAGTCCGGAACCAAAGAAGAGTCCCCCACTGTACGACACGATCGACATATCGCCAAAGACGTTTTGGGCTACGTTGTCGCCCACGGGCAACATCGACACGACAGCCACAACTCGGCGACCCGTGCACCACCATCCGCAGACCATAGCCAACCCGAACTTCGAGAACGGCGCTTACTATCCGTACGAGCAGCAACACGAATACCAGCAGATCACCACCATCCGCCGCGCCATACCCGAGTACCAGACCATCAGACCCCACGTGTCGTCACCCACGCGTATCGAACATCCAAACATGCCGCCGTTGAATTTGTATAGGTCGATACGTCGGATTTCGGATTTGGAATCGCCGTGA
- the LOC113552364 gene encoding uncharacterized protein LOC113552364 isoform X2, giving the protein MKIYLIGSSLCIATMAACMDITGRECGDLGPPPSILDMPPPPMPSFLAAVPSDQSGSNESNSPNKEMLMETNELEPGKPCKSVCDTDQGVGFVELPQQGPIIETYSWWMLLSTCLLGVMLVGTVILVVIVRLRDKKRWNKSDFSPEPKKSPPLYDTIDISPKTFWATLSPTGNIDTTATTRRPVHHHPQTIANPNFENGAYYPYEQQHEYQQITTIRRAIPEYQTIRPHVSSPTRIEHPNMPPLNLYRSIRRISDLESP; this is encoded by the exons ATGAAGATTTACTTAATCGGGTCAAGCCTGTGCATAGCCACGATGGCCGCTTGTATGGACATAACCGGCCGTGAATGCGGTGATCTAGGTCCGCCGCCGTCCATACTGGACATGCCACCGCCTCCCATGCCATCATTTTTAGCCGCCGTCCCGAGCGATCAATCTGGCAGCAATGAATCAAACTCGCCAAACAAAGAGATGTTGATGGAAACCAACGAACTGGAACCTGGCAAACCGTGCAAATCCGTGTGCGATACGGATCAAGGGGTGGGATTTGTCGAGTTACCGCAGCAAG GACCTATTATCGAGACATACTCCTGGTGGATGCTGCTATCCACATGTTTGCTCGGAGTGATGCTGGTCGGGACTGTTATATTAGTGGTGATCGTCCGGCTGAGAGA TAAGAAACGTTGGAACAAATCGGACTTCAGTCCGGAACCAAAGAAGAGTCCCCCACTGTACGACACGATCGACATATCGCCAAAGACGTTTTGGGCTACGTTGTCGCCCACGGGCAACATCGACACGACAGCCACAACTCGGCGACCCGTGCACCACCATCCGCAGACCATAGCCAACCCGAACTTCGAGAACGGCGCTTACTATCCGTACGAGCAGCAACACGAATACCAGCAGATCACCACCATCCGCCGCGCCATACCCGAGTACCAGACCATCAGACCCCACGTGTCGTCACCCACGCGTATCGAACATCCAAACATGCCGCCGTTGAATTTGTATAGGTCGATACGTCGGATTTCGGATTTGGAATCGCCGTGA